The following are encoded in a window of Algiphilus aromaticivorans DG1253 genomic DNA:
- a CDS encoding response regulator has protein sequence MSHAAPRSAAASVIIADDHPLFRAALRETVGRLLAGAEVVEAQDMASLERATEQHSEADLTLLDLHMPGAHGFSSLIYLRSHYPSMPVIVVSAAEGGDIVQRAVDFGAAGYIPKSSSLDAIADAITAVCDGNLWFPAIDADSDGGDAELAEKLSSLTPQQFRVLIMIADGLLNKQIAYELDVSEATIKAHVTAILRKLGLYSRTQAAVIAERLQIHPPRVSDDASAASG, from the coding sequence ATGAGCCACGCCGCGCCGCGTTCGGCAGCCGCCTCGGTCATCATCGCCGATGACCATCCGCTGTTCCGCGCCGCGTTGCGCGAAACGGTGGGGCGGCTGCTGGCCGGGGCGGAGGTCGTCGAGGCGCAGGACATGGCCTCGCTCGAGCGGGCCACCGAGCAGCACTCGGAAGCCGATCTGACGCTGCTCGATCTGCATATGCCGGGGGCCCACGGCTTCTCCTCGCTGATCTACCTGCGCAGCCATTACCCGAGCATGCCGGTGATTGTCGTCTCTGCGGCCGAGGGTGGCGATATCGTGCAGCGCGCGGTGGATTTCGGCGCGGCTGGTTATATCCCGAAGTCATCGAGCCTGGATGCCATCGCCGATGCGATCACTGCCGTATGCGACGGCAATCTCTGGTTCCCGGCTATTGACGCCGATAGTGACGGTGGCGACGCCGAGTTGGCAGAGAAGTTGTCCAGCCTGACGCCACAGCAGTTTCGCGTACTGATCATGATTGCCGATGGTCTGCTCAACAAGCAGATTGCCTATGAGCTCGACGTTTCCGAGGCGACCATCAAGGCCCACGTCACGGCCATCCTGCGCAAGCTGGGACTCTATAGCCGTACGCAGGCCGCGGTCATTGCTGAGCGGCTGCAGATTCACCCGCCGCGCGTGAGCGACGACGCTTCGGCAGCATCCGGCTGA
- the acs gene encoding acetate--CoA ligase, translated as MSSNIHPVKPEWRQGAKVDAAGYEKMYADSVRDPETFWAEHGKRIDWIKPFSKVKDVNFDASDLHIRWFYDGTLNVAANCLDRHLAERGDQTAIIWEGDEPDQDARISYRELHEKVCRLGNALRDMGVARGDVVTIYMPMIPEAAVAMLACARIGAVHSVVFGGFSPEALAGRIEDCGSKWVITADEGVRGGKKIPLKANVDTALGLPGGASVKKTVVVRRTGGDVDWSEGRDHWYQDITEAASSDCPPEEMGAEDPLFILYTSGSTGKPKGVLHTQGGYLVHASMTHEYCFDYRDGEIYWCTADVGWVTGHSYIVYGPLANGATTLMFEGVPNYPDMGRFWQVCDKHGVNIFYTAPTAIRALMREGEDPVKKHRRDTLRVLGTVGEPINPEAWEWYFRVVGDSRCPVIDTWWQTETGGILIAPLPGATDLKPGSATTPFFGVQPALVDNEGHILEGEADGNLVILDSWPGQMRTVYGDHERFVQTYFSTYPGRYFSGDGARRDADGYFWITGRVDDVLNISGHRMGTAEIESALVAHSQVAEAAVVGYPHDLKGQGIYCYVSLVVGAEPSEALKKELVQHVRKEIGAIASPDIIHFAPGLPKTRSGKIMRRILRKIAEGEYSSLGDTSTLADPGVVDTLVTEAKARQT; from the coding sequence ATGAGCAGCAATATTCACCCAGTGAAGCCCGAATGGCGCCAGGGCGCCAAAGTCGACGCCGCCGGCTACGAGAAGATGTACGCCGATTCGGTGCGCGATCCCGAGACCTTCTGGGCCGAGCACGGCAAGCGCATCGACTGGATCAAGCCCTTCTCGAAGGTCAAGGATGTCAATTTTGACGCTTCGGATCTGCATATCCGCTGGTTCTATGACGGCACGCTCAATGTGGCGGCGAATTGTCTGGACCGGCACCTGGCCGAGCGCGGCGACCAGACCGCGATCATCTGGGAGGGTGATGAGCCGGATCAGGACGCGCGCATCAGCTATCGGGAGCTGCACGAAAAGGTGTGCCGCCTGGGCAACGCACTGCGCGACATGGGCGTGGCGCGCGGCGACGTCGTCACCATCTACATGCCGATGATTCCCGAAGCGGCGGTGGCCATGCTGGCCTGCGCGCGCATCGGCGCGGTGCACTCGGTGGTCTTCGGCGGCTTCTCGCCCGAGGCGCTGGCGGGACGCATCGAGGACTGCGGCTCGAAGTGGGTGATCACGGCCGATGAGGGCGTTCGCGGCGGCAAGAAGATTCCGCTCAAGGCCAATGTCGATACCGCCTTGGGGCTCCCCGGTGGCGCCAGCGTCAAGAAGACCGTCGTGGTGCGCCGCACCGGCGGCGATGTCGACTGGAGCGAGGGCCGCGACCACTGGTATCAGGACATCACCGAGGCGGCTTCCAGCGATTGCCCACCCGAGGAGATGGGCGCTGAAGATCCCTTGTTCATCCTTTACACCTCCGGATCCACCGGCAAGCCCAAGGGCGTGCTGCATACCCAGGGCGGTTATCTCGTGCACGCTTCCATGACGCACGAGTACTGCTTCGACTATCGCGACGGTGAGATCTACTGGTGCACGGCCGATGTCGGCTGGGTCACCGGTCACAGTTACATCGTCTACGGGCCGCTGGCCAACGGCGCCACCACACTGATGTTCGAGGGTGTGCCGAACTACCCGGACATGGGGCGCTTCTGGCAGGTCTGCGACAAGCACGGCGTCAACATCTTCTACACGGCGCCGACCGCCATCCGTGCGCTTATGCGCGAAGGCGAGGATCCGGTCAAGAAGCACCGCCGCGATACGTTGCGCGTGCTCGGCACGGTGGGCGAGCCTATCAACCCGGAAGCCTGGGAGTGGTATTTCCGCGTCGTCGGCGACAGCCGCTGCCCGGTCATCGATACCTGGTGGCAGACCGAGACCGGTGGCATCCTGATCGCGCCGCTGCCCGGCGCCACGGACCTCAAACCCGGTTCGGCCACCACCCCCTTCTTCGGCGTCCAGCCGGCACTGGTGGACAACGAGGGCCATATCCTCGAAGGCGAGGCCGATGGCAATCTCGTCATCCTCGATTCCTGGCCCGGGCAGATGCGCACGGTCTACGGTGACCACGAGCGCTTCGTCCAGACCTACTTCAGCACCTATCCGGGTCGCTACTTCAGCGGTGACGGCGCGCGTCGCGATGCCGACGGCTATTTCTGGATCACCGGCCGCGTCGACGATGTGCTCAACATCTCCGGCCACCGCATGGGTACGGCCGAGATCGAATCGGCGCTGGTGGCGCACTCGCAGGTGGCCGAGGCCGCCGTCGTCGGCTACCCGCACGATCTCAAGGGGCAGGGCATCTACTGCTACGTCAGCCTGGTGGTGGGCGCCGAGCCTTCCGAGGCGCTGAAGAAGGAGCTGGTGCAGCACGTGCGCAAGGAGATCGGTGCCATCGCTTCGCCGGACATCATCCACTTCGCGCCCGGCCTGCCCAAGACGCGCTCCGGCAAGATCATGCGCCGGATCCTGCGCAAGATCGCCGAGGGCGAGTACAGCAGCCTGGGCGATACCTCGACGCTGGCCGACCCGGGCGTGGTCGATACGCTGGTGACGGAGGCGAAGGCAAGGCAGACATGA
- a CDS encoding DcaP family trimeric outer membrane transporter, which produces MRSSNRLYAAGFGAACLLVAGPAAAVSTTIGDTEVSLGGYIKLDAMYSSYSDAAGGNAPEDRGRTFTIPALIPVESAGSDRDGATDFTARESRFNLGTSTSKGGHTLKTFIELDFLDPAFDGGLGGNERLVNDSNPRLRHAFVSWETPMGGSWLFGQTWSTFMDLGAYPELLDFIGPSEGMTFVRQAQVRYTNGPLQIALENPQSTITPTGGGRISNDNENLPDAVVKYSLKTQSGNLLSFSGLLRQLDGGGPGASGDKTVGYGVNISGKQMLGANDIRFQVNYGDGIGRYLGLNTANGAVIDNDGELESIEAFGGYVSYRQVWSARWRSNLSYGYFSADNDAALTGNGVTKQAQSLNLNLLHEPVAGLVVGGELIYSDRELESGADGSLSRFQFSAKYAF; this is translated from the coding sequence ATGCGCAGTAGCAACCGTCTGTATGCCGCCGGCTTCGGAGCCGCCTGCCTGCTGGTCGCCGGACCCGCGGCGGCCGTATCGACCACCATCGGCGACACCGAGGTCTCACTCGGCGGCTATATCAAGCTGGACGCCATGTATTCCAGCTACTCGGACGCGGCGGGCGGCAACGCACCCGAAGACCGCGGTCGGACCTTCACGATCCCGGCCCTGATTCCGGTGGAAAGCGCGGGCAGCGATCGCGACGGCGCCACCGACTTCACGGCGCGCGAATCGCGCTTCAACCTGGGTACCAGCACCAGCAAGGGCGGGCACACGCTCAAGACCTTCATTGAGCTGGATTTCCTCGACCCCGCTTTCGACGGCGGTCTGGGCGGCAATGAGCGACTGGTGAATGATTCCAACCCGCGCCTGCGCCACGCCTTCGTGTCGTGGGAAACGCCGATGGGCGGCAGCTGGCTCTTCGGCCAGACCTGGTCGACCTTCATGGATCTCGGCGCCTACCCCGAACTGCTGGACTTCATCGGTCCCTCCGAAGGCATGACCTTCGTGCGACAGGCCCAGGTGCGCTACACCAACGGCCCGCTGCAGATCGCACTGGAGAATCCGCAGAGCACCATCACGCCCACCGGCGGCGGCCGCATCAGCAATGACAACGAGAACCTGCCGGATGCCGTGGTCAAGTACAGCCTCAAGACGCAGAGCGGCAACCTGCTGAGTTTTTCGGGCCTGCTTCGCCAGCTCGACGGCGGCGGCCCGGGCGCGAGCGGCGACAAGACCGTCGGCTACGGCGTCAATATCTCCGGCAAGCAGATGCTGGGTGCCAATGACATCCGCTTCCAGGTCAACTACGGCGACGGCATCGGCCGCTATCTCGGCCTGAACACCGCCAACGGCGCCGTCATTGACAACGACGGCGAGCTTGAAAGCATCGAGGCATTCGGCGGCTACGTCTCCTACCGGCAGGTATGGAGTGCCCGCTGGCGCTCCAACCTGAGCTACGGCTACTTCAGCGCCGACAACGATGCCGCATTGACGGGCAACGGCGTCACCAAGCAGGCGCAGAGCCTCAACCTCAACCTGCTGCATGAACCGGTGGCCGGCCTCGTCGTGGGTGGCGAACTGATCTACAGCGACCGCGAGCTGGAAAGCGGCGCCGACGGCTCCCTGAGCCGCTTTCAGTTCTCGGCCAAGTACGCCTTCTGA
- a CDS encoding sensor histidine kinase codes for MLQSETIIAVALGYVGLLFAIAWYGDHRAATGRSLIASPFVYALSLAVYCTAWTFFGSVGLAAESGMAFLPTYLGPTLMAVLWPIVLIKMLHVARAQRITSIADFIAARYGKSAPIAALVTVMAVVAIVPYIALQLKAVSISFSVAARDWPELDGSAGLLTDSALYIALFMAAFAMIFGTRRIDATERHEGLVAAVAFESLVKLLAFLALGIFVCFFLFSSPLEIFARAAEHPELRAGFTGTASDNWLTMLLLAMFAILLLPRQFQVAVVENVDPGHVRQAMWLFPLYLLLINLFVLPIALAGKLLLGADVPGDRYVLLLPGEAGAQWLTLLVGIGGLSAATSMIIVETTALATMISNDLVLPGLLRARAFGNAGSGAISRQLLLSRRLAILAVLLLGYAYFRIAGETRSLVSIGLISFAGVAQLAPALFGGLFWKEATRAGAMAGLLAGFLIWGYTLLLPSFGFAASLIADGPLGVAWLSPHRLFGMEGLQPLSHGVLWSLLVNAAVFVIISLFGRQDAAESAQAALFVDALTPGQRDASVAMWRGGAPVQELRALVARILGQEQAERIIGRAGDDGSADARLMQKVESELAAAIGSASARIMVASIAREAPLSMEEVLDILGETSQAHYQNRLLEQKSRALARTTEMLERSNQQLREMDRIKDEFLATVTHELRTPLTSIRAFTEILRDNPALDDVERSRFLDIVVGETERLTRLINQVLDMQRLESQGMDWQPSRFELGETIATGIESMRHLFDDADVALRYEGTSDEVVVEADRDRITQVLLNLLANALKFTPAQDGRVTVTLDSDAGWARVCVQDNGPGIAPEDHELIFDKFHQSRDPRGGKPHGTGLGLPISRQIVAHFGGSLDVDSRPGEGARFCFRLPLPHSGDAA; via the coding sequence ATGCTGCAATCGGAAACCATCATCGCGGTCGCGCTGGGCTATGTCGGCCTGCTCTTCGCCATCGCCTGGTACGGCGACCACCGCGCCGCAACCGGACGCTCGCTGATCGCCTCGCCCTTCGTCTACGCGCTGTCGCTGGCAGTCTACTGCACGGCGTGGACCTTCTTCGGCAGCGTCGGCCTGGCCGCGGAATCCGGCATGGCCTTTCTGCCCACCTACCTCGGGCCCACCCTCATGGCCGTGCTGTGGCCGATTGTGCTGATCAAGATGCTGCACGTCGCGCGCGCCCAACGCATCACCTCCATCGCCGACTTCATCGCCGCACGCTACGGCAAGAGCGCGCCCATCGCCGCGCTGGTCACGGTCATGGCCGTCGTCGCCATCGTTCCCTACATCGCGCTGCAGCTGAAGGCGGTGTCCATCTCCTTCTCGGTCGCCGCCCGCGACTGGCCGGAACTGGACGGCAGCGCCGGCCTGCTCACCGACAGCGCGCTCTACATCGCGCTCTTCATGGCTGCCTTCGCAATGATCTTCGGCACGCGGCGGATCGACGCCACCGAGCGGCACGAAGGCCTGGTGGCAGCCGTTGCCTTCGAGTCGCTGGTCAAGCTGCTCGCCTTTCTGGCGCTGGGCATCTTCGTCTGCTTCTTCCTGTTCAGCTCACCCTTGGAGATCTTCGCCCGCGCCGCCGAGCACCCGGAGCTGCGCGCGGGTTTCACCGGCACCGCGAGTGATAACTGGCTGACCATGCTGTTACTGGCCATGTTCGCGATCCTGCTTCTGCCGCGACAGTTCCAGGTGGCCGTGGTGGAGAACGTCGACCCCGGCCACGTGCGGCAGGCGATGTGGCTGTTCCCACTCTATCTGCTGCTGATCAATCTCTTCGTGCTGCCCATCGCCCTGGCCGGCAAGCTGCTGCTAGGCGCCGACGTGCCTGGCGACCGCTACGTGCTGCTGCTGCCGGGCGAGGCTGGCGCACAGTGGCTGACGCTGCTGGTGGGCATCGGCGGGCTGTCAGCCGCCACCAGCATGATCATCGTGGAAACCACTGCGCTGGCGACGATGATCTCCAATGATCTGGTCCTGCCCGGCCTGCTGCGCGCCCGCGCCTTCGGCAACGCCGGCAGCGGCGCCATCAGCCGCCAGCTACTGCTCAGCCGGCGTCTGGCCATCCTGGCGGTGCTGCTGCTCGGCTACGCCTACTTCCGCATCGCCGGCGAGACGCGCTCGCTGGTCTCCATCGGGCTGATCAGCTTCGCCGGCGTGGCACAGCTGGCGCCGGCGCTCTTCGGTGGCCTGTTCTGGAAGGAAGCGACCCGCGCCGGCGCCATGGCTGGTCTGCTCGCCGGCTTCCTCATCTGGGGCTACACGCTGCTACTGCCAAGCTTCGGTTTCGCGGCGAGCCTGATCGCGGATGGGCCGCTGGGCGTTGCCTGGCTGTCGCCGCACCGGTTGTTCGGCATGGAGGGCTTGCAGCCGCTCAGCCATGGCGTCCTCTGGAGCCTGCTGGTGAATGCAGCGGTCTTCGTCATCATCTCGCTCTTCGGCCGGCAGGACGCCGCCGAATCGGCCCAGGCGGCGCTCTTCGTGGACGCACTCACACCCGGCCAGCGCGACGCCAGCGTCGCCATGTGGCGCGGCGGCGCGCCCGTACAGGAACTGCGCGCACTGGTCGCTCGCATCCTCGGTCAGGAACAGGCCGAGCGCATCATCGGCCGCGCTGGCGACGATGGCTCCGCCGACGCACGGCTGATGCAGAAAGTGGAATCCGAGCTGGCCGCGGCCATCGGCTCGGCCTCTGCACGCATCATGGTGGCCTCCATCGCCCGCGAAGCGCCGCTGAGCATGGAGGAAGTGCTCGACATTCTCGGCGAGACCTCGCAGGCGCACTACCAGAACCGGCTACTGGAGCAGAAGAGTCGGGCGTTGGCGCGGACGACCGAAATGCTGGAGCGCAGCAACCAGCAGCTGCGCGAAATGGACCGCATCAAGGACGAATTCCTGGCCACGGTCACCCACGAGCTGCGCACCCCGCTGACCTCGATCCGGGCCTTCACCGAGATTCTGCGCGACAACCCGGCGCTGGACGACGTCGAACGCTCGCGCTTCCTGGATATCGTCGTCGGCGAAACCGAGCGACTGACGCGCTTGATCAATCAGGTGCTGGACATGCAGCGCCTGGAATCCCAGGGCATGGACTGGCAGCCCAGCCGCTTCGAGCTCGGCGAGACCATCGCCACCGGCATCGAATCGATGCGTCATCTTTTCGACGACGCCGACGTAGCCTTGCGCTACGAAGGAACTTCTGACGAGGTGGTGGTCGAGGCCGATCGCGACCGCATCACCCAGGTGTTGCTGAATCTGCTGGCAAATGCACTCAAGTTCACACCGGCCCAGGATGGCCGGGTGACGGTGACGCTGGACAGCGACGCCGGCTGGGCGCGCGTCTGCGTGCAGGACAATGGCCCCGGCATTGCACCGGAGGACCACGAGCTGATTTTCGACAAATTCCATCAGAGCCGGGATCCGCGCGGCGGTAAACCGCACGGCACCGGCCTCGGCCTGCCCATCAGCCGGCAGATCGTCGCGCACTTCGGCGGCAGCCTCGACGTCGACAGCCGGCCGGGTGAGGGCGCACGCTTCTGCTTCAGGCTGCCGCTGCCCCACTCCGGAGACGCTGCATGA
- a CDS encoding response regulator transcription factor, translating into MNSTTPPARVLVVDDEPGIVTSLEFLLKQAGFTVSTATDGDSGLEKAQAERPDLILLDIMMPGRDGFEVCQTLRADPAMANTKIVMLTARSRDAEQAKGLALGADDYITKPFSTRDLVARVQELLAA; encoded by the coding sequence ATGAACAGCACGACACCCCCCGCTCGCGTGCTCGTCGTCGACGACGAGCCCGGCATCGTGACCTCGCTGGAGTTCCTGCTGAAACAGGCCGGCTTCACGGTCAGTACCGCCACCGACGGCGACAGCGGCCTCGAGAAGGCACAGGCCGAGCGACCGGACCTGATCCTGCTCGACATCATGATGCCCGGACGCGACGGCTTCGAGGTCTGCCAGACGCTGCGTGCCGACCCCGCCATGGCCAACACGAAGATCGTCATGCTCACGGCGCGCAGCCGCGATGCCGAGCAGGCCAAGGGCCTCGCGCTGGGCGCCGACGACTACATCACCAAGCCCTTCTCGACGCGCGATCTGGTCGCGCGCGTCCAGGAGCTGTTGGCAGCGTGA
- a CDS encoding 3'-5' exonuclease — MKLRPSPLTRAALTAGACTAGALLVAATLGWLALGPEARAAIGADARAPLLVLLLLAAAAVAAIGAWRLLRPHIGMVARVVHALDILREANASFRLTREAPPELARAVNALAADYQYRIGTVESRIREATDELATERDLLAALLAQLREAVLVCADDGRILLYNPPARALLSGEQAAFVGLGRSIFSLFRRSVILHCLDRLSDLREADNEPAVRAVISTRDGRLLRARFSPLREGRLSGFFLTLTAADSVASGALQPEEERAKVTDAALRRLTHVRTAIEALRDYPDMEEEQRERFLAMIDDESAVLGNCLARGRQLDQSAQQARWPLEEIAAETFCTMLQRRVADAAGATVALRLERPEDWLRADSYAMAAALRFVTTQVGRELDGGAFSLRLTRSDGHAAIDLLWAGAPVPPSLWSRWEHQPVQEGDGALPYTLSEIAQRHGGECWPLGGDTPGARWLLPLAEPPGQHTDSTAVIGARPEFYDFNLFASASPEDDRGDRRLRELICTAFDTETTGLDPAGGDQIIAIGGIRVVNGRILSQEVFESFVGTSHPIASSAQEVHGISAAMLADAPPAEQVLPRFADFCEDTVLLAHNGAFDLSFLSRQGSALGTSFTQPVLDTLLLSAVLYPEGDGHQLEAIAERVGVSVIGRHTALGDAIVTAEVFVRLIPLLEARGIETLGDALRASQETWYARLDYG; from the coding sequence GTGAAGCTCAGGCCCTCGCCACTGACGCGCGCTGCCCTGACCGCCGGTGCCTGCACCGCCGGTGCATTGCTCGTGGCAGCAACGCTGGGCTGGCTCGCGCTGGGGCCAGAGGCGCGCGCCGCGATCGGTGCCGACGCGCGCGCACCGCTTCTGGTCCTGCTACTGCTCGCCGCCGCCGCGGTCGCGGCCATCGGGGCCTGGCGCCTGCTGCGCCCGCATATCGGCATGGTGGCGCGCGTCGTGCACGCGCTCGACATTCTGCGCGAAGCGAACGCCTCCTTCCGGCTGACGCGCGAAGCACCACCGGAGCTGGCGCGCGCCGTCAACGCGCTGGCCGCCGACTATCAATACCGCATCGGCACGGTGGAAAGCCGCATCCGCGAGGCCACCGATGAACTCGCCACCGAACGCGATCTTCTCGCCGCCCTGCTCGCACAGCTGCGCGAGGCCGTGCTCGTCTGTGCCGACGACGGCCGCATCCTGCTCTACAACCCGCCCGCACGCGCGTTGCTCAGCGGCGAGCAGGCAGCCTTCGTCGGCCTCGGTCGCTCGATCTTCAGCCTGTTCCGACGCAGCGTCATCCTGCACTGTCTGGACCGCCTCTCCGACCTCCGCGAGGCCGATAACGAACCGGCCGTGCGGGCGGTCATCAGCACGCGCGACGGCCGCCTGCTGCGTGCGCGCTTCAGTCCGCTGCGCGAAGGCCGGCTCTCCGGATTCTTCCTGACCCTCACCGCGGCCGACAGCGTCGCTTCCGGCGCACTACAGCCCGAGGAAGAGCGCGCCAAGGTCACCGATGCCGCTCTGCGCCGGCTAACGCACGTCCGCACAGCGATCGAGGCGTTGCGCGATTATCCGGACATGGAAGAGGAACAGCGCGAGCGCTTCCTGGCAATGATCGACGACGAAAGCGCGGTACTGGGGAACTGTCTGGCGCGAGGCCGCCAGCTCGACCAAAGCGCTCAGCAGGCCCGCTGGCCGCTGGAGGAAATCGCCGCCGAGACCTTCTGCACCATGCTGCAACGCCGTGTTGCCGACGCTGCCGGGGCCACCGTAGCGCTTCGCCTGGAGCGCCCGGAGGACTGGCTGCGCGCGGACAGTTACGCCATGGCGGCGGCACTGCGCTTCGTCACGACGCAGGTGGGGCGCGAGCTGGATGGCGGCGCCTTCTCGCTGCGCCTGACACGCAGCGACGGCCACGCTGCCATCGACCTGCTCTGGGCCGGTGCGCCGGTACCGCCGAGCCTGTGGAGCCGGTGGGAGCACCAGCCCGTGCAGGAAGGTGACGGCGCCCTGCCCTACACCCTGAGCGAAATCGCCCAGCGCCACGGCGGCGAATGCTGGCCGCTTGGAGGCGACACGCCCGGCGCGCGCTGGCTGCTGCCGCTGGCCGAGCCACCGGGCCAGCACACCGATTCCACGGCGGTGATCGGAGCGCGCCCGGAGTTCTACGACTTCAATCTCTTTGCCAGCGCCTCGCCGGAGGACGATCGCGGTGACCGTCGCCTGCGCGAGCTGATCTGCACGGCCTTCGACACCGAAACCACCGGCCTGGACCCGGCCGGCGGAGACCAGATCATCGCTATCGGCGGCATCCGCGTCGTCAACGGTCGCATTCTGAGTCAGGAGGTCTTCGAATCCTTCGTGGGCACGAGCCACCCAATCGCAAGCAGTGCCCAGGAAGTCCACGGCATCAGCGCCGCCATGCTCGCAGATGCACCGCCGGCCGAGCAGGTACTGCCACGCTTCGCGGACTTCTGCGAGGACACGGTGCTACTGGCGCACAACGGCGCATTCGACCTCAGCTTCCTCAGCCGGCAAGGCAGCGCGCTGGGGACAAGCTTCACGCAACCCGTGCTGGACACCCTGCTGTTGTCGGCCGTGCTCTACCCCGAAGGTGACGGCCACCAACTGGAAGCCATCGCCGAACGAGTGGGCGTGTCGGTCATCGGCCGGCACACCGCGCTGGGTGATGCCATCGTCACCGCCGAGGTCTTCGTTCGCCTCATTCCGCTGTTGGAAGCACGCGGCATCGAAACCCTCGGCGATGCGCTGCGCGCCTCACAGGAGACCTGGTATGCCCGCCTCGACTACGGATAA
- a CDS encoding DUF294 nucleotidyltransferase-like domain-containing protein translates to MPASTTDKPSATEPVRMYRGTRDRVHALAEALAEAPAVSVVAQRAVDTRELGFHLLSEGMAAVHLTRIVAELNDVMTQRLIDLIAVKHDLSGIRWCWMALGSEGRFEQTLYTDQDNALIFEADNAEDARQRLLTFAREVNHALARCGFRLCPGDIMAGNPRWCLTSQEWRGRFADWVDTGDPEALLHGAIFFDFRALHGNARLAEDLRDWLSSYVAERPLFLRQMSENALRNQPRLGPFRPLQRWLRPENRFDIKLRGVSPFSDAARVLALSRGLSATSTTERLRSWARTANEQRQVEGWSRAFNSLQTFRLDRQMHCFVSGSPMDNQLIPARMSTFDLAVVCAALREARSIQQHLAISYQLRQ, encoded by the coding sequence ATGCCCGCCTCGACTACGGATAAGCCAAGCGCCACCGAACCCGTGCGCATGTACCGCGGCACCCGCGACCGCGTCCACGCGCTCGCCGAAGCGCTGGCCGAGGCACCGGCCGTCAGCGTCGTCGCCCAGCGCGCGGTCGACACACGCGAGCTCGGCTTCCATCTGCTCAGCGAAGGCATGGCGGCAGTGCATCTGACGCGCATCGTCGCCGAGCTCAACGACGTCATGACGCAGCGGCTGATCGACCTCATCGCCGTTAAGCACGATCTCTCCGGCATCCGTTGGTGCTGGATGGCGCTTGGCAGCGAGGGGCGTTTCGAACAGACGTTGTACACCGACCAGGACAACGCGCTGATCTTCGAGGCGGACAACGCCGAGGATGCGCGCCAGCGCCTGCTCACCTTCGCCCGCGAGGTCAATCACGCGCTGGCGCGCTGCGGCTTCCGCCTGTGCCCCGGCGACATCATGGCGGGCAACCCGCGCTGGTGCCTCACGAGCCAGGAATGGCGCGGGCGTTTCGCGGACTGGGTCGACACCGGCGACCCCGAGGCGCTGCTGCACGGTGCGATCTTCTTCGATTTCCGTGCCCTGCACGGCAACGCCCGCCTGGCCGAGGACCTGCGTGACTGGCTGTCGTCCTATGTCGCCGAGCGTCCGCTCTTCCTGCGGCAGATGAGCGAGAACGCGCTGCGAAATCAACCACGGCTCGGCCCCTTCCGGCCGCTACAGCGCTGGCTGAGGCCCGAGAACCGCTTTGACATCAAGCTGCGCGGCGTGTCGCCATTCTCCGATGCTGCGCGGGTCCTCGCTCTGTCCCGCGGCCTCAGTGCCACCAGCACAACAGAAAGACTTCGTAGCTGGGCGCGGACTGCCAACGAACAACGTCAGGTCGAAGGCTGGAGTCGCGCATTCAACAGCCTGCAAACGTTCCGCCTTGATCGGCAGATGCATTGCTTCGTATCCGGAAGCCCGATGGACAACCAGCTGATCCCGGCGCGGATGTCCACCTTCGATCTGGCGGTGGTCTGCGCGGCACTGCGCGAAGCGCGCAGCATCCAGCAGCATCTCGCGATCAGCTATCAACTGCGGCAGTAG